A window of Oncorhynchus nerka isolate Pitt River linkage group LG4, Oner_Uvic_2.0, whole genome shotgun sequence contains these coding sequences:
- the LOC135571539 gene encoding uncharacterized protein LOC135571539: protein MLPSSPNVIEVYTGPNCILKLGLDPKLLAQILNMSSGRCWSSDSYNPVPGVMEGVLSDNNYQRCFGTTLMAKVSPSFSLNHIPHPSTPSHIPHPSTLSHIPHPGTPSHMPHPSTPSHIPHPSTPSHIPHPITLSHIPHPSTPSHIPHPSTQATPPVPSATSPTPVPPATFPTPVPPATSPTPVPPATSPSNPQPHPLPQYPSHIPHPITLNHIPHPSTTSHIPHPSTLSHIPYPSTPATSPPQYPQPHPPPQYPQPHPPPQYPQPHPPPQYPSHTATPPVPQPHCYSPSTPSHTATPQYPQPHCYSPVPPATSSTPVPPATLLLPSTPATLLLPSTPATLLLPQYPQPHSYSPSTPSHTAAPPVPPATLLLPVPPATLLLPQYPQPHSYSPVPPATLLLPQYPSHTPTPPVPPATLLLPSTPSHTPTPQYPQPHCCSPVPPATLLLLQYPSHTPTPQYPQPHCCSPSTPSHIPTPPVPPATSPTPVPQLLPQYPQPHPPPQYPSYSPVPPATLLLSQYPQRHPPSQYSQLHPPSQYSQLHPPPQYPSYSPSTPSYTPTPPYPQPHPYSPSTLSHTLLPQYPQPHPYSPSTLSHTFTPQYPQYPQPHPYSPSTLSHTPTPQYPQPHLYSPSTPSPIPTPPVPSATPLLPQYPQPHIYSPSTLSHNPTPPVPPATPLIPQYLQL from the exons GTTGGGTCTGGACCCTAAACTGCTGGCCCAGATCCTGAACATGTCATCAGGCAGGTGTTGGTCCAGTGACTCGTATAACCCAGTACCAGGTGTCATGGAGGGAGTCCTCTCTGATAACAACTACCAGAGATGCTTTGGGACCACGCTCATGGCCaaggtctctccttctttctctctcaa CCACATTCCCCACCCCAGTACCCCCAGCCACATCCCCCACCCCAGTACCCTCAGCCACATCCCCCACCCCGGTACCCCCAGCCACATGCCCCACCCCAGTACCCCCAGCCACATCCCCCACCCCAGTACCCCCAGCCACATCCCCCACCCCATTACCCTCAGCCACATCCCCCACCCCAGTACCCCCAGCCACATCCCCCACCCCAGTACCCAAGCTACTCCCCCAGTACCCTCAGCCACATCCCCCACCCCAGTACCCCCAGCCACATTCCCCACCCCAGTACCCCCAGCCACATCCCCCACCCCAGTACCCCCAGCCACATCCCCCAGTAACCCCCAGCCACATCCCCTACCCCAGTACCCCAGCCACATCCCCCACCCCATTACCCTCAACCACATCCCCCACCCCAGTACCACCAGCCACATACCCCACCCCAGTACCCTCAGCCACATCCCCTACCCCAGTACCCCAGCCACATCCCCACCCCAGTACCCCCAGCCACATCCCCCACCCCAGTACCCTCAGCCACATCCCCCACCCCAGTACCCTCAGCCACATCCCCCACCCCAGTACCCCAGCCACACTGCTACTCCCCCAGTACCCCAGCCACACTGCTACTCCCCCAGTACCCCCAGCCACACTGCTACTCCCCAGTACCCCCAGCCACACTGCTACTCCCCAGTACCCCCAGCCACATCCTCCACCCCAGTACCCCCAGCCACACTCCTACTCCCCAGTACCCCAGCCACACTCCTACTCCCCAGTACCCCAGCCACACTGCTGCTCCCCCAGTACCCCCAGCCACACTCCTACTCCCCCAGTACCCCCAGCCACACTGCTGCTCCCCCAGTACCCCCAGCCACACTGCTGCTCCCAGTACCCCCAGCCACACTGCTGCTCCCCCAGTACCCCCAGCCACACTCCTACTCCCCAGTACCCCCAGCCACACTCCTACTCCCCCAGTACCCCAGCCACACTCCTACTCCCCCAGTACCCCCAGCCACACTGCTGCTCCCCAGTACCCCCAGCCACACTCCTACTCCCCAGTACCCCCAGCCACACTGCTGCTCCCCAGTACCCCCAGCCACACTGctgctcctccagtaccccagccACACTCCTACTCCCCAGTACCCCCAGCCACACTGCTGCTCCCCCAGTACTCCCAGCCACATCCCCACTCCCCCAGTACCCCCAGCCACATCCCCCACCCCAGTACCCCAGCTACTCCCCCAGTATCCCCAGCCACATCCCCCACCCCAGTACCCCAGCTACTCCCCAGTACCCCCAGCCACACTCCTACTCTCCCAGTACCCCCAGCGACATCCCCCATCCCAGTACTCCCAGCTACATCCCCCATCCCAGTACTCCCAGCTACATCCCCCACCCCAGTACCCCAGCTACTCCCCCAGTACCCCCAGCTACACTCCCACTCCCCCA TacccccagccccatccctactcccccaGTACCCTCAGCCACACCCTACTCCCCCAGTACCCTCAGCCACACCCCTACTCCCCCAGTACCCTCAGCCACACCTTTACTCCCCAGTACCCCCAGTacccccagccccatccctactcccccaGTACCCTCAGCCACACCCCTACTCCCCAGTACCCTCAGCCACACCTTTACTCCCCCAGTacccccagccccatccctactcccccaGTACCCTCAGCCACACCCCTACTCCCCCAGTACCCTCAGCCACACATTTACTCCCCCAGTACCCTCAGCCACAACCCTACTCCACCAGTACCCCCAGCCACACCCCTAATCCCCCAGTACCTACAACTCTAA